The following DNA comes from Oreochromis niloticus isolate F11D_XX linkage group LG23, O_niloticus_UMD_NMBU, whole genome shotgun sequence.
AAATTATTCAAAATAACGTATGagtaaaaataattcatttaaaacTGATCCAGGCCAATGCATAAGGCATCATATCTAATATGTGATGCATTTCCTACAAATTTCTAAATGTACTTGCCAAATAAATTTAAttaggttgttgttttttttttaaagggagcCTACATTCTCCTCTAAAATGTAGTTTAATagtataaaaatgaaaacacacatcaAATTCAAAGTAACCTACCTCGAATCCACTAGTAAATGCCCATATACTGTAAACTGGTGCTGGGACTGTCAATGCATAAAGAGTGTAACTGGAAGGCAAAGGAAATGCATACACGACTGTGCAGTGGACAACTCAGTAGGCCATTTTACCCAATTCCACCAGtacaaaataatataaatgtaatCATGGCTTAATTGAGTAGGGTGCTGTGGTTTAAATAACCTGGCGAGCTTCTCTATACTCACACGGGGTATAGTTGCTTCGCTAATCATTTAAACAGAGTCATATGAGTAACACCTTAATGTTACtgatatataaaaaacaacTTTGGGCCCAACAGTGTTGCTACGTTTGCATTCGTTCGTCTTGTACAAAAACTGAGATTTAGAGTCACATGACAAACAGGGAATACTAAATTTGATAGGGTAAGGTAAATGAAGGTAAGTGTTATTTAGGACAGCATCACTGCAAACATTCCGGAAATTTAAGCGCTGTCGTCCTTACCTTGGTAAAGTCAAAACTCACATTACCAAATACACCGCTACCTACTTCCAACAAACGGCGTTGACTTTAAGCGAACCCAAACCGCGATTACACTGGGAAGTCAATTTAGAAGTAAATCTACCAATCAGATTTCATCGTGGGCTGGTTTCAGGTTTGCACGAGGAAATTCTAGTGATTGACGTGCGAATAGCGCGGCCTGTTTTGAGAACTATGACCAATCACATTTTGTTGAGGAAGGAGCTTGTGTCTTTTCCCTCCCTGTCATGACATGACACCTCGACTAGCCAATTGACAGCGAACAAAGGCGGAGGCGAATGAGGCTGACCTTCAATCCACAGCTGCGGGCGTGGCTTACGTTGACAAGGCCCGCCTATTGGCCGGTCTGCGGACTTCCCACAGACAGTTGTATGTTTCATAAAAATGCACTCTGATGCGGCAAGTAAGTAGTAACGTTAGAGAGGTTTTTCTGGGACCATTTGGGACCCCATAGCGCGTGTGGCACAGACGTTAATAGTCTTGCTCTGTTTTGAACAACAGTTTTGTCTCATGGTCGTGTGGCGTTTGATGAGGACGCGTGAATTCTGTGCTATTTGCAGCCCTCTTTGTATTTGCTAGTGCTGTCTTGTGCGACAACAAAGGGAGGATAGCTGGTGTAATTTTAGCTGTTTGGACATGCGGAAGGTTATATTTGACACTGAAGGTTTTGCGAAGTTAATTTTTCGAGTCGCGTTAGCGGTGCTCGGCTGAATGCGGCTGACGTTAGTTAAATTCAGAAGGTTTTCGATGGTTAAACGGCGTGTTGAGCTGTTTATATTCATCTTTATGGGTCACGTACAGCAGGTATCAGCTCACATTTGGCATCCACGTAGGACCATTGGAAATCGGTCAATATTCTGGTCAGCTGCGGACTCTTACAGGGAATGAAAATTGTGACGCAGTTGTGTAAAACAGCTTTCATTGCCTGCTGCAGCACTGCCGCCGGGTTTTGCGCCATCTACACCAGCTGCTGCAAACGCCTGCGCGTTGCTTTTGTGCAAGAACACATATAATGTTGTATATTTTTCAAACAACGTAAAATGCATTCAATCAGTTGGTGTAAATGTTGGGGGTAGAAGGGTCTGAGAGAAGTAGTTGTTTTGCAAATGCATGGGAATTGTAGTTTAGTATCCCAAACAGAGCTTAGCTTCCAATGGCCTGTTTAGAGGAAATGGACTACAACGCCCATACGTCCAAACTCTCCAGATACTTTGTAAACTCTGTGCAAGTTGCGCGTCTGCACTGCTATTTTAGGTATGCAGCTAGTGCTATCTGCTCGGCAGTGTACTGGTTTGTGTGTGGTTTTGGCCTctgaaaaaatgttaaaatcatCGGTGTTTGGTGACAGCTTTTAATCGACAGTGCACAGAAGGCTTGACGCGAGAAGGTAGCATGCATGATCGTTCTCACGTCTTTAGAGGAATGCAGAGTCCCTCCCTCATTCGTGTGAAATATTTTCACCAACGTAGATCTTTGAAAACTGGAAATCAAACGATAGTAGTGCATGCTCTGTGAATGTTGTGTGATTCCTGATCACAGATCACCTGAGATTTGAGTCCAGTGTTCTCATTGGGGCTGTGATGATGTCACCTTCTTGTACCCTTGTGCTCATGCCAAGCATGATCAGGAGCATAAAGCTGAGTGTCATGCTTTAGTTTAGTTCTTTTGTGacgttatatttattttttggaaataGATTTTCAGCTGAATTCCCACTTGACTACACTGGCCAGCATCCATAAGATCCACCACACCTTGCACAGGCTGGTAAATGCATATTAgcaatgtgtttatgtgtgcttTATTTTAGCATGCATGTGCCCTGTACATCTGTGTCCtactcacacacatttgttttgAATAGAACTTGGCAGAAGACGTTGGACAGGACAGCCATCCCTCAGGTAACTATACAGCTgctccttttttatgttttgttttttggttttttttataggGAAATAGTGTTTTTATCAGGCCAGATGTACATTAACATATCACTTTCTGAAGTGGACTCTCAGTGCTTTGCTAGTACTCAAATGTTTTGCTATAGAAAGTTGGCGTAATGCATGTCGTTCTTAAAGATTTatgctttcattttcttctgtttactTCCCTAGCTTGTTGCTCTAAAGCCATGCCTCCTAGGAAAAAGAGGAGACCCTCTGCTGGAGATGACATGTCAGCCAAGAAAAGTCGCCAGGACAGGTGCGAGATCCCTTTAATTAAACATTCAGTGAACTTGAATGTGTGCAGTACAATGTTTATTTTGCCATTAGTTAACATACAATAAATGGTGTACTACACATGTAGTATggttaaaattttgtttttcgTCTACAGCGTTTtcagaaaacatgaaacatcCCAAATCCGAGAGGAGGAGACGTTTTCTAGTAAAAGATGCTTGGAGTGGTTCTATGAATATGCAGGTGAGCACTTACTGGACACATTCTTAGTTTAATTGCATTTGACCTCTTCTCAGTGCATACGTGGGAAATTGTTGCTATATGTGGATTGACATTTGTTTATCATAAACAGGCTGTGATGATGTggtgggtccagagggcatggAAAAATTCTGTGAGGACATCGGAGTGGAGCCGGAGAATGTAAGCGCATATTTAAAATCTTTCATATTTCGACATCTGTTTATCTCTCTGTGACCACACGTTAAACTAgtgatttttggttttttatgaCATGCTTTTGGCAGTGGTGACAATTTGCATTTCTGATCATTTCTGATACTTTGTAAAAGTGTATCTTTTAATCTGCACTCTCAATCAGCAGTCCTAGGCCTTCAAGGTCATGTGATATGTAATGGATTGAGTATCTTGTACTTAAGAATATCTGCAACTGTCATTCGTTGCTTGTGCTCAGGTGGTGATGCTGGTTCTTGCTTGGAAGCTGGATGCCCAGAGTATGGGATATTTCACCCTTCAGGAGTGGCTGAGAGGCATGGGCTCATTGCAGTATGTCATTTActtactttgttgttttttttgggggggggggggttataaaaatttttttaaaatataatacagTTTTCAAGATTGCTTATTTAGATTGATGTGTATTTTTAGTGTAACATGCATTAAACTGGATCCTGTAACATACCTAAGCAAGTTTTCTGCTGCCTTCAGGTGTGATTCGACTGAGAGGCTGAGAAACTCACTCGACTACCTGAGATCTGTCCTAAATGACAGCACCAGCTTTAAGCTCATTTATAGATATGCCTTTGATTTTGCTCGGGTGAGTGgagcagtcttttttttttttttttctgcaagaTGCACAGCATTCAACAACCAGGTTAAATTCATttgaacaaatacaaaaatctCAGTAAGAAACGGTAAACATTTTCttcaacgtagcttgccatcaccagtgtgtgaatgtgtgtgtgaatgggtggatgactggatgtgtaaagcgctttggggtccttagggactagtaaagcgctatacaaatacaggccatttaccatttaccatttacattttaatctgGCTGTCTGTTTGGACTTGTTGCATTGATTTGAGAAAGTATTGGGTGTTCTGATTGTACAGGAAAAGGATCAGAGGAGTTTGGACTTGAACACAGCCAAATGTATGTTGGGGCTTCTTCTGGGAAAGACGTGGCCTTTGTTTCCCGTGTTTAATCAGTTTCTAGAGGTAAGCAGTTAtagcattttgtttgtttggttggggttctttttgtttgtttgttttttttgttttgtttttaagaaaatcagTCACAGAAGTCTTGCGGAGTAGTTGTATACACCATCATTTGTTGCCCATTTTAACCTTGGAAAGAACTGTAGTAGCTAAAACTATCACTTGTTATTCCTCAGCAATCAAAGTACAAAGTCATCAACAAAGACCAATGGTGCAATGTTTTAGAGTTCAGCAGGACAATCAACCTGGACCTCAGCAACTATGATGAGGATGGTGCCTGTAAGTGAGCACACATTTACGTATAGCTGAGTGTTACACAAATACTAATTTTGTAATTTACTCAAATTTATGCCTCAtccttgtttttggtttttttcattaGGGCCTGTTTTGTTGGACGAGTTTGTGGAATGGTacaaagaaagacagatgtCATAACTGGAGTGCAAAAATGGGAAAGTAATACAACTGTGACAACAACGACTCTGAGAATCAATAACCAATaagtaaacaatacaaaaaaagtaaagCAGTGACAGTGGGTGCTTCCTGGGAAAGGAGGGGTTCGGGCTGTGGGTGGGCTAGGGTAGGGTTGCTGGGTTTGCAGCCTGCATGCACGCTGCTCAGAGCGTGGAGGCAGGAGGGCTGCTGTGCTCCCTCCCGAAGTTGCATAGTGGGCAAGCTTGCAGCAATCCCCAGTGGCATTGCTCTCTCACTGTGACATGTCACATTGCTGTCTGTGTTAGGATAACGTGGTGTCATACATGGATGATGGAAGCAAAATGGTATTGTGTGGGAGAACCACTCCTCACCCCTTGTCTTCAGCACAGAGAAACTGACAGAAGTGACCATTCATGCATTGTGTCTGAGTCTTAAATAGGGTCACTTTGACCTGGGCACATTAAAGTATTATACATCTGTGCAATGAACTTGAACTTGAGCTTTTCTGGACAGATAGCACTTAatattttttgtcatattttgagTTTCATAGGAGTACTTCAAGAAGCACACTGTGTCAAATGGTTGATTGCAAGTTTCTATTCTATTGATTTGTGCCAgtttgtagttgttttttttgtttgttttcttctttccccTGCAGTTTTGATCGcttcatctattttttttttttctttgcctctaGCTATTCATTTGCTAGCCCCCTGCAAAGGCTTCAGACCTCATAACACCAAACAATTTAGCATTGCTGCTTACTAACTCTTATTACAGTACAGCGGTGAGCCACTAGTGCTCTGATCAGCATTTTTTGGTCTGGTGACCAATTTATGTATCTACGTTCTGTAGATAAGAGTATTACTGTGCCTCAAAACATGGAAGTCACTTTGTGTGTCCCACACACATACCAATAAACCCAAATGTACATACACGTGTGATAAGAGTACATAcagcacatgcacacagacacactgagtGGTCAGGGATTATTTCAGGATGAACTCAGACTGTTTTGGCTGTGTTATAAGTTGACATAGAGCTAGTTGGTGTCCATTTTGTCTTGATATGTGGCATCTGTTTGTCTTCCTTAGTCCACTAATATTTTCAGGTCTCCTCTTACCAGTAGCATCTCTCCCAACACTGACTGTGTTAATGTAACTGCAGTGGAAGACCGGTGACCCTCTCAGGATGAGGTCCTTTAGGCTTGAGTAGTAAGGTACGTTTGGTGAAAGTGTTGCTTTGTACCACCCATAGGATGTACTCAAAACAGTGGACACTGACAGTTTGGAACTTTGTGATGATGCTATGCTGTTCTTTTCGCCTAGTATAATGTTCTTGTAACACATGTATAAATTTTTGTCTTTGGCTGTGATGTGATGCTGACTTGTCAGAAGATTTAATATTTGCATGCATGCTCCGACAGAGCCTTTTGTGAATGGATGAGattttttgaaaacatttttcaaactttttgtttttgttttgtacagGTTTTTGTGCAAGTGTTTTGTGCTTAATTTCATAAACACAATCATGTTCTTTGAATTCTGATGATAAACATGATTGTGTCTATTAAGACCTGGAACACACCTGTAACCTCATGGTGGAACAGGAGTTCCCTCCTGCATTTACCCTTTGTAACACATCCTTACACATGCTGCAAAACTTTGGCAAACTGCAGGCAATGCAGACAGTAGCCTGTTGTGCTACTGATGCACTACATTGTCATGACATACATAAACGCTTCCATAAATCCATTTCAGTTGAAAACTACACAGAAACCCGTGTCGTCACTACAATGCATCAACCATCAGCATAAACTTTAAGACTGAAGTAGTTGTGGGATTGCTTACCAAATACTGTGTAGAGATCAGTGGTTTAGTCTTCTCCCTTGATAATGCAGGAGGATGAACAGCCTTGTCTCaactgtatatatgtatgtaaactATGTGTCTATATGTCTGTTTTCACTATAACCTATGTCTATACAAGTAAATAAAATGGTTTATTAACTTAATGGcttatgttctgtttttttttagttgataGTTTGCACTTGTTTAACCTTATAATGTCAAGTGTACCACATTTAATACATAGGATTTTGAGACCTCTACATCATCAGTTTTTGTACCTGAAATAactaaaaaaattacacaaaaatgtGGGATGTAGCAAATatgcaaataaaaatgtatatgtGCAAATTgatatattgttttattattattatttgctaAAATGTTCAATTAGAGATACAAAAAAATTCTGTAAATTATTTCATGATTTAGTCTTTAACAGGTTAAAACTAAACATCGCTGAATGTAGCCATCACACCGGACTTCCTTCAGAAGTCAGAAATTCTGTTCATGAATGCAAGTAAATAACTGATTTGGCATCTTATTTTGCAGAAATAAGTCAAACATAAAAGATAACCATGGTGCATCATTAAAGACTGCATTTAACCGCTCTGTGGCAGCTCTAACCAACAAATGATTATAGCTTACATTTCATTCCAAAGTCACACATAATATACAATTCACAATGTTTTTGACATTCACTGGATAACTTAAGCTCAAAGAATCATGCCTATCATCTGGGTGGCTTTTTAAGTGTTTAGCATGAATTGACTTGTCATTAAACATGAGTGATGTTTGAAGTGTTTAAATAGATTGGTGGGTATTCTTGTGTAAGCGAAGAAACAACGGGTTcctctgtgttttgtctctgtTGCTGATAGGATCTATTTCCTTCCAAGCCTTGTTTCTTATTGTCCTGTGGAGATCTCCATGTAAGCCCAACGGCCTCTTCTGGCGGTAGTGTTACAGGAATAGGAGGTGGGGCAACTTGTGGTGGTTTAATGTCATGGGTCCTGTAGCGGGGAACATTATACAACAAATCTGTAGCTCTTCtctcacctgatgaagcagagGGGAGATGTAATGCTGGCAGAGGTTTGTTGTCTGGCTCAGACTTGCGATAATAAAGACCGGTGTCAGCTTGTGGACTGTGGTCATCAACTGTAGGAGATACATCCCCACTGAAATCCTCCACGTCCCACATTCTTCTCTCTGATGACATGGCCTTTAGGGCACTGAGGCCTTTTCTTTCCTTCATATCAGAGAGCAAAAGAGGGCTTGGATTCTCATATGTGGTGTTGGGTGAGTTGTAAAGCCTGTGAAGAGCACCTCCGGATGCAGAAGAAGTACTATTGGTACTAATGGATGAGAATTTATGTGTTGGCTTTACATCTGATTTCCAACTGTCTTGCTTTATTTTAACGTCACTTTTAATGCTGGAGGAGTACAGTTGGGCAAGTTCTGGTTTTGCAGGTGAAGCCTGCTGTGGAGGTGTTGTATTCAGACCAGTCTTTAGTGCTGGTGTAGAGATTTTAGACAGATTATGACCAACACCAGTCCATTTTATCTCTGGTGGTATATCTACATTTGCGTTGTGTCTTTGTTCAATCCTTCTCCTTACTTCATCCTCAAAGCTCACACTGGATACTCTCTTTGGAGCAAGTGATGAATTTCTGTCCTTTTCACTTTCCTGTGCAACATTTACCATTTGGCCACTGGGGGAGAAAGAATTATCAGGTAGCGATGAAGTTTTCATAATTGAACGCTTATAGATTGGAAAGTCAACATATGTCATGCCTGTAGGAGCTCTGTTTTCTGTTAACTCAtcttcactgctgctgctggaagaGGAATCAGAGGGTTTCACTGGTTTGTTTTCAGGATTCAGAGAAGGGGAGTCTGGCGGAGGTGATGAGGGCAATTTGGATGGTTGACAACTCGGTGATGTGATTTCAAGGCGCTTTCTAAATCGGGAGACACCAAGATTCATTGTGGCCCATCGTGACTGGAGCTCAGAGTTTATCTCTGGTGTTGTGCTGACGTTGTCTTTTCGATTTTCCCTCAACTCATCTGTTATAACAACATACTTTTCTAATGTAATATTGGAATCCTTGTTTGAAATGTGAGGAAACTTAAACAATGTAGAATTTGGAGACCCTAAGTTGCTATCCATTTTAACAGGTTGGTCTGTAGTCCGACCTTCACTCTCATCACTGCTGGAGGAGGACTTAGGTGAACGTGTCTTGATATCCAAACGCTTTTTGACATAGGGGATAGTGGTGAGGCCCATTTCAGGCAATCTTGAATCTGGTTTAACTACAACTGGGCGGTTTCTTAAATCTTCCATCCCCTCCTCATCTGAGCTGCTTGATGTGTAAACAGGATCGTGACGTTTGGTTTGAGATTGTTGAAACCCCGTTGAGCCCAAACTCTGCTTCTTTGTCTGGCCGCTTTTTTCATCTTCACTGTCACTACTTGAAGATGACTCAGAAGCTGATGATACTGATTTGATGTCTCCAGTATGATGAACATATTGGGTTTTTGTGTAAAGCAAATCAGTTTCTTGCCTTGGACTATATATATCTGCttgttcctgtttctttatgtgttttgttgtttcctcCTCACTTTCACTGCTAGAAGATGTGTCAGAATCTACTGATGGTGCTTTGATATCTAGGCGGCGCTTAACGTGAGGAATGTGTAGAAGATCAATGGTAGGCCACTTTGCATTTGGATCAGGACTCTTTGTTTGAGATTCTCTGAATAGGCGGGGTGGAATGCCCAACTTCCCTGGACTCTGCTGCACTTTGTGGTCTGTTTCATCTTCACTCTCACTACTAGAAGATGAACTAGAGGCTGATGAAGGTTCTTTGATATCTGCATCTTTCTTGATACTCCTGGGACGCTCAGGAGGAATGGCAGGTCTTCGTATTTCATTctcttgatttattttttgagACGACCTATTTGGAAGAATTGGAATATGTACACCTCCttggttttgtttctttattgtttCCTCTTCACTTTCACTGCTAGAAGATGTGTCAGAATCTACTGATGGTGCTTTGATATCTAGGCGCCGCTTAATGTGAGGAATGTGTAGAAGATCTATGGTAGGCCACTTTGCATTTGGATCAGGACTCTTTGTTTGAGATTCTCTGAATGGGCGGGGTGGATTGCTCAACTTTCCTGGAATCTGCTGCACTTTGTGGCCAATTTCATCTTCACTTTCACTAGAAGATGAACTAGAGGCTGATGAAGGTTCTTTGATATCTGAATCTTTCTTGATACTCCTGGGACGCTCAGGAAGAATGGCAGGCTTTCTTATATCATGCTCGCGGCTGGCTTTTTGAGATGACCTATTTGGAAGAATCGGAATATGtacagctccttggtcttgtttctttactgtttccttctcactgtcactGCTAGAAGATGTGTCAGAATCTACTGATGGTGCTTTGATATCTAGGCGCCGCTTAATGTGAGGAATGTGTAGAAGATCAATGGTAGGCCACTTTGCATTTGGATCAGGACTCTTTGTTTGAGATTCTCTGAATGGGCGGGGTGGAATGCCCAACTTTCCTGTGCTCTGCTGCACTTTGTGGTCTGTTTCATCTTCGCTCTCACTACTAGAAGATGAACTAGAGGCTGATGAAGGTTCTTTGATATCTGAATCTTTCTTGATACTCCTGGGACGCTCAGGAGGAATGGCAGGTCTTCGTATTTCA
Coding sequences within:
- the dcun1d4 gene encoding DCN1-like protein 4 isoform X1 — protein: MHSDAANFQLNSHLTTLASIHKIHHTLHRLNLAEDVGQDSHPSACCSKAMPPRKKRRPSAGDDMSAKKSRQDSVFRKHETSQIREEETFSSKRCLEWFYEYAGCDDVVGPEGMEKFCEDIGVEPENVVMLVLAWKLDAQSMGYFTLQEWLRGMGSLQCDSTERLRNSLDYLRSVLNDSTSFKLIYRYAFDFAREKDQRSLDLNTAKCMLGLLLGKTWPLFPVFNQFLEQSKYKVINKDQWCNVLEFSRTINLDLSNYDEDGAWPVLLDEFVEWYKERQMS
- the dcun1d4 gene encoding DCN1-like protein 4 isoform X2, whose translation is MPPRKKRRPSAGDDMSAKKSRQDSVFRKHETSQIREEETFSSKRCLEWFYEYAGCDDVVGPEGMEKFCEDIGVEPENVVMLVLAWKLDAQSMGYFTLQEWLRGMGSLQCDSTERLRNSLDYLRSVLNDSTSFKLIYRYAFDFAREKDQRSLDLNTAKCMLGLLLGKTWPLFPVFNQFLEQSKYKVINKDQWCNVLEFSRTINLDLSNYDEDGAWPVLLDEFVEWYKERQMS